One Mercurialis annua linkage group LG3, ddMerAnnu1.2, whole genome shotgun sequence DNA window includes the following coding sequences:
- the LOC126672106 gene encoding uncharacterized protein LOC126672106 isoform X2, translated as MPGPGPHLMYAMSSGVALTTITNGRFTPHHTLIYTINAFFGPDIGSFSEWAGSIIGPSAEQLGSAITDYIHHPFFYIFILGFPLCVFYSWVSKVLIQRKILDSVSGENGHSSVYTWILSTGWWKNRAPVNPDAVIVVGILCKLLIGGFIYINRVKPLKLIRKQSHQSFKLILFTATLYCLWCASQIYLVNPRRPAVGEEADLGVLVFLAIYLFLPHSFCVMSMNAKEHDAEQLPV; from the exons ATGCCAGGACCAGGGCCTCACCTGATGTACGCCATGTCTTCAGGTGTAGCTTTAACCACCATCACCAATGGCCGGTTCACCCCTCACCACACTCTCATCTACACCATCAACGCATTTTTCGGACCGGACATTGGTTCATTCTCCGAGTGGGCCGGCTCAATCATTGGTCCATCAGCAGAGCAGCTAGGATCTGCTATAACTGACTATATCCATCACCCTTTTTTCTATATCTTCATTCTGGGGTTTCCTCTTTGTGTTTTTTATTCTTGGGTTTCTAAAGTTTTGATTCAAAGGAAGATTCTTGATTCTGTATCTGGG GAAAATGGACATTCATCGGTGTATACCTGGATATTAAGCACCGGTTGGTGGAAGAATCGGGCGCCTGTAAATCCAGATGCTGTTATAGTGGTTGGCATCTTATGCAAATTGTTAATTGGTGGCTTTATTTACATTAACAG AGTAAAACCTTTGAAGTTGATTAGAAAACAATCACACCAATCATTTAAACTTATTCTCTTCACCGCAACCCTCTATTGCTTGTGGTGTGCAAGCCAGATATACTTGGTAAATCCCCGACGGCCAGCCGTTGGCGAAGAAGCTGATCTCGGAGTGCTtgtgtttttagctatttacttGTTTCTCCCTCACTCCTTCTGTGTCATGTCGATGAATGCAAAAGAACACGACGCAGAGCAACTTCCGGTATAA
- the LOC130014452 gene encoding aldehyde dehydrogenase family 2 member B4, mitochondrial-like, which produces MAAQRISSLIMRSFSASYAPLLLSLGRNPSRGRSIYRFSTAAVAEELITPPVQISYTQHLINGQFVDAASGKTFPAYDPRTGEVIAHVAEGDAEDINRAVAAARKAFDEGPWPKMIPYERSRILLRFADLVDKHNDELAALETWNSGKPYEQSVKSEVPMLSRLFRYYAGWADKIHGLTVPADGNYHVQTLHEPIGVAGQIIPWNFPLILFAWKVGPALACGNTVVLKSAEQTPLTALYAAKLFLEAGLPSGVLNVVSGYGPTAGTALASHMDVDKLAFTGSTQTGKIVLELAAKSNLKPVTLELGGKSPFIVCEDADIDKAVELAHFALFFNQGQCCSAGSRTYVHERVYDEFREKAKARAMRRVVGDPFKNGVEQGPQIDSEQFQKVLRYIKSGIEGNATLECGGERFGSRGYFIQPTVFSNVQDDMPIAQDEIFGPVQSILKFKEVDEVIRRANTTRYGLAAGVFTKKIDTANTMSRGLKVGTVWVNCFGVSDAAIPFGGYKMSGIGREKGIYSLNNYLQVKAVVTPLNNPAWL; this is translated from the exons ATGGCAGCTCAAAGGATATCTTCTCTAATCATGCGCTCTTTCTCTGCTAGTTATGCGCCTCTTCTTCTATCTCTAG GAAGGAATCCTAGCAGGGGAAGAAGCATATACAGGTTTAGTACTGCAGCAGTAGCTGAGGAACTAATCACACCACCTGTTCAGATATCCTACACACAACATTTGATCAACGGTCAATTTGTCGATGCAGCATCTG GGAAAACATTTCCTGCATACGACCCTCGAACTGGAGAGGTAATTGCTCATGTGGCTGAAGGTGACGCCGAAGATATAAACAGGGCAGTAGCTGCTGCTCGCAAAGCATTCGATGAAGGACCATGGCCTAAAATGATCCCTTAT GAAAGATCGAGGATACTCTTGCGTTTTGCTGATTTAGTTGACAAGCACAATGATGAGCTTGCAGCTTTGGAGACATGGAATAGTGGGAAGCCTTACGAACAATCTGTCAAATCTGAGGTACCGATGCTGTCACGTCTATTTCGCTACTATGCTG GCTGGGCAGACAAGATTCATGGGCTAACAGTTCCAGCAGATGGTAATTACCACGTACAAACATTGCACGAGCCTATTGGAGTCGCAGGACAGATAATTCCGTGGAACTTTCCTCTAATCTTGTTCGCTTGGAAAGTCGGTCCTGCATTAGCTTGTGGTAATACTGTTGTTCTTAAGTCAGCAGAACAGACACCTCTTACTGCACTTTATGCAGCAAAGCTTTTCCTTGAG GCTGGTCTTCCTTCGGGTGTTCTGAATGTGGTTTCAGGATATGGTCCTACTGCTGGGACAGCCCTTGCGAGTCACATGGATGTAGACAAG CTTGCGTTCACAGGATCAACACAAACTGGTAAAATAGTACTTGAGTTGGCTGCAAAAAGTAATCTCAAGCCAGTTACATTAGAGCTTGGAGGAAAATCACCCTTTATTGTCTGCGAGGATGCTGACATTGATAAGGCTGTGGAGCTTGCACACTTTGCTTTATTCTTTAATCAG GGTCAGTGCTGCAGCGCTGGGTCTCGGACCTATGTACACGAGCGTGTATATGATGAGTTTCGTGAGAAAGCAAAGGCCCGCGCCATGAGGCGAGTTGTTGGCGATCCTTTTAAAAATGGTGTGGAACAGGGTCCTCAG ATTGACTCGGAGCAGTTTCAGAAAGTCCTTAGGTATATAAAATCTGGTATTGAAGGCAATGCTACTCTGGAATGTGggggtgaaaggtttggctcaAGGGGCTACTTTATCCAGCCCACTGTTTTCTCAAATGTTCAG GATGATATGCCGATAGCGCAGGATGAGATCTTTGGTCCAGTGCAATCAATCTTAAAGTTCAA GGAAGTCGATGAAGTAATACGAAGGGCGAATACTACCCGCTACGGTTTAGCTGCCGGAGTGTTCACGAAGAAGATTGATACAGCGAACACAATGTCAAGGGGACTGAAAGTAGGAACAGTGTGGGTGAACTGCTTTGGTGTGTCTGATGCAGCAATTCCTTTTGGTGGATATAAGATGAGTGGCATAGGCAGGGAGAAGGGTATCTACAGCCTTAACAATTACTTGCAAGTCAAAGCAGTTGTTACTCCTTTAAACAATCCTGCCTGGTTATAA
- the LOC126672105 gene encoding aldehyde dehydrogenase family 2 member B4, mitochondrial-like isoform X2 has protein sequence MAARRISSLISASLLLSTGRNPSRGRSIYRFSTATVAEELITPPVQISYTQHLINGQFVDAASGKTFPAYDPRTGEVIAHVAEGDAEDINRAVAAARKAFDEGPWPKMIPYERSRILLRFADLVDKHNDELAALETWNNGKPYQQSAKSEVPMLSRLFRYYAGWADKIHGLTVPADGNYHVQTLHEPIGVAGQIIPWNFPLILFAWKVGPALACGNTVVLKSAEQTPLTALYAAKLFLEAGLPPGVLNVVSGYGPTAGTALASHMDVDKLAFTGSTETGKIVLELAAKSNLKPVTLELGGKSPFIVCEDADIDKAVELAHFALFFNQGQCCCAGSRTYVHERVYDEFLEKAKARAMRRVVGDPFKKGVEQGPQIDSEQFQKVLRYIKSGIEGNATLECGGERFGSKGYFIQPTVFSNVQDNMPIAQDEIFGPVQSILKFKFLFSCPCYIGENFIWNEN, from the exons ATGGCAGCTCGCCGGATATCTTCTCTAATCTCTGCTTCTCTTCTTCTCTCTACAG GAAGGAATCCTAGCAGGGGAAGAAGCATATACAGGTTTAGTACTGCAACAGTTGCTGAGGAACTAATCACACCACCTGTTCAGATATCCTACACACAACATTTGATCAATGGTCAATTTGTTGATGCAGCATCTG GGAAAACATTTCCAGCATATGACCCTCGAACTGGAGAGGTAATTGCTCATGTGGCTGAAGGTGATGCCGAAGATATAAACAGGGCAGTAGCTGCTGCTCGCAAAGCATTTGATGAAGGACCATGGCCTAAAATGATCCCTTAT GAAAGATCGAGGATACTCTTGCGTTTTGCTGATTTAGTTGATAAGCACAATGACGAGCTTGCAGCTTTAGAGACATGGAATAATGGGAAGCCTTATCAACAGTCTGCCAAATCTGAGGTACCGATGCTGTCACGTCTATTTCGCTACTATGCCG GCTGGGCAGACAAGATCCATGGGCTAACAGTTCCTGCAGATGGTAATTACCATGTACAAACGTTGCACGAGCCTATTGGAGTTGCAGGGCAGATAATTCCGTGGAACTTTCCTCTTATCCTGTTTGCTTGGAAAGTTGGTCCTGCATTAGCTTGTGGTAATACTGTTGTTCTTAAGTCAGCAGAACAGACACCTCTTACTGCACTCTATGCTGCAAAGCTATTTCTTGAG GCTGGTCTTCCTCCGGGTGTTTTGAATGTTGTTTCAGGGTATGGTCCGACTGCTGGGACAGCCCTTGCGAGTCACATGGATGTAGACAAG CTTGCGTTCACAGGATCAACTGAAACTGGTAAGATAGTGCTTGAATTGGCTGCAAAAAGCAATCTCAAGCCAGTTACATTAGAGCTTGGAGGAAAATCACCTTTTATTGTCTGCGAGGATGCCGACATTGATAAGGCTGTGGAGCTTGCACACTTTGCTTTATTCTTTAATCAG GGTCAGTGCTGCTGCGCTGGGTCTCGGACATATGTACACGAGCGTGTATATGATGAATTTCTAGAGAAAGCCAAGGCCCGTGCCATGAGACGAGTTGTTGGCGATCCTTTTAAGAAGGGTGTTGAACAGGGACCTCAG ATCGACTCGGAGCAGTTTCAGAAGGTCCTTAGGTATATAAAATCTGGCATTGAAGGCAATGCTACTCTGGAATGTGggggtgaaaggtttggctccAAGGGATACTTCATCCAGCCCACTGTTTTCTCAAATGTTCAG GATAATATGCCGATAGCGCAGGATGAGATCTTTGGCCCAGTGCAATCAATCTTAAAGTTCAA ATTTTTGTTTTcgtgtccgtgctacatagGTGAAAACTTTATTTGGAATGAGAATTGA
- the LOC126672106 gene encoding uncharacterized protein LOC126672106 isoform X1 codes for MPGPGPHLMYAMSSGVALTTITNGRFTPHHTLIYTINAFFGPDIGSFSEWAGSIIGPSAEQLGSAITDYIHHPFFYIFILGFPLCVFYSWVSKVLIQRKILDSVSGIPLSRKQCLLLVSAGCLSHFFLDHLFEENGHSSVYTWILSTGWWKNRAPVNPDAVIVVGILCKLLIGGFIYINRVKPLKLIRKQSHQSFKLILFTATLYCLWCASQIYLVNPRRPAVGEEADLGVLVFLAIYLFLPHSFCVMSMNAKEHDAEQLPV; via the exons ATGCCAGGACCAGGGCCTCACCTGATGTACGCCATGTCTTCAGGTGTAGCTTTAACCACCATCACCAATGGCCGGTTCACCCCTCACCACACTCTCATCTACACCATCAACGCATTTTTCGGACCGGACATTGGTTCATTCTCCGAGTGGGCCGGCTCAATCATTGGTCCATCAGCAGAGCAGCTAGGATCTGCTATAACTGACTATATCCATCACCCTTTTTTCTATATCTTCATTCTGGGGTTTCCTCTTTGTGTTTTTTATTCTTGGGTTTCTAAAGTTTTGATTCAAAGGAAGATTCTTGATTCTGTATCTGGG ATTCCACTTTCAAGGAAGCAATGCTTGTTGTTGGTGTCTGCTGGATGTTTATCACACTTTTTTCTAGATCACTTGTTTGAG GAAAATGGACATTCATCGGTGTATACCTGGATATTAAGCACCGGTTGGTGGAAGAATCGGGCGCCTGTAAATCCAGATGCTGTTATAGTGGTTGGCATCTTATGCAAATTGTTAATTGGTGGCTTTATTTACATTAACAG AGTAAAACCTTTGAAGTTGATTAGAAAACAATCACACCAATCATTTAAACTTATTCTCTTCACCGCAACCCTCTATTGCTTGTGGTGTGCAAGCCAGATATACTTGGTAAATCCCCGACGGCCAGCCGTTGGCGAAGAAGCTGATCTCGGAGTGCTtgtgtttttagctatttacttGTTTCTCCCTCACTCCTTCTGTGTCATGTCGATGAATGCAAAAGAACACGACGCAGAGCAACTTCCGGTATAA
- the LOC126670999 gene encoding U-box domain-containing protein 19-like, which translates to MIQRFDRTDRRILTFPAVHPCEGISPAILLDSLITLSQNICSYQSNFFPTQKKNAREAIRQIGILRIFFDEIRDRRLILSESVVLSLSELHLTFQKIQFLLQDCTREGASLWILMKSQSVAAQFRALTRSVATALDILPLNAIGVCSEVRELVELVARQARKAKFELDREDEWVSKQVYLILNYFEKGIEPELSVIKQVVDYLEIKRWSVCAKEMKFLEDEISFQCSNCDEREVPFLSGLLGFMSYCRGVIFETLDHQVNDPSDIRCSMETPTCLNPEDFRCPISLELMTDPVTVFTGQTYDRSSIEKWLKAGNLICPKTGEKLRSKELVPNATLRKLIQQFCSDNGISLSKTGNISRNISRTIVPGSSAAGEAMKLLSRFLARRLVFGSCERKNKAAYEIRLLAKSNIFNRACLIEAGTILPLINLLSSSEGSTQENAIGALLKLSKHTTGKAVIVENGGLKPILGILKSGLSFEAKQTAAATIFYLASVKGYRKLIGEMPETVPALVELIKSRTTCGKKNAVAAIFALLLYPANHQRVLSSGTVPLLLDILVSSDKDELVADSLAVLSALAENLDGALAILKTSALSVITRMLQSFPSRSGKEYCVSILVSLSKHGGDQVIEILAMDRVLMSTLYSLLTDGTCHAGSKARNLMKILHKYRETSSSQSMASAPCERPVHVR; encoded by the coding sequence ATGATTCAAAGATTTGATCGAACCGATCGCCGGATTCTTACATTTCCGGCAGTTCATCCCTGCGAGGGTATTTCTCCGGCCATCCTGTTAGATTCTTTAATTACTCTCTCACAAAACATTTGTAGTTATCAGTCTAATTTCTTCCCTACTCAGAAAAAAAATGCTCGAGAAGCCATTCGCCAAATCGGAATTCTCCGTATTTTCTTCGACGAAATTCGGGACCGGAGACTAATTCTATCGGAATCAGTTGTTCTTTCGCTCTCGGAGCTACACCTTACGTTTCAAAAGATTCAGTTCTTGTTGCAAGATTGTACACGTGAAGGTGCTAGCTTATGGATTCTGATGAAGTCTCAGTCTGTTGCAGCTCAGTTTCGTGCTCTAACTCGATCGGTCGCTACGGCTCTCGATATTCTTCCGTTGAATGCGATAGGTGTTTGTAGTGAAGTGAGGGAGCTTGTTGAATTAGTAGCAAGGCAAGCTCGGAAAGCGAAGTTCGAGCTTGATCGTGAAGATGAATGGGTGTCGAAACAAGTTTATTTGATATTGAATTATTTCGAGAAAGGAATCGAGCCTGAGTTGAGTGTAATCAAACAGGTTGTTGATTATTTGGAGATTAAAAGGTGGAGTGTTTGTGCTAAGGAGATGAAGTTCTTGGAAGATGAAATTAGTTTTCAATGCTCAAATTGTGATGAGAGGGAAGTTCCATTTCTGAGTGGTTTATTAGGGTTTATGAGCTACTGCAGAGGAGTGATTTTCGAAACACTGGATCATCAAGTTAATGATCCAAGTGATATAAGATGCAGCATGGAGACACCTACCTGCTTAAATCCTGAGGATTTTCGGTGTCCGATTTCACTCGAGCTAATGACTGATCCGGTGACCGTATTCACAGGACAGACTTATGATCGTTCTTCTATTGAGAAATGGCTCAAAGCTGGGAATTTGATCTGTCCGAAAACAGGAGAAAAGCTGAGAAGCAAAGAGTTGGTTCCTAATGCTACTCTTCGAAAGTTGATTCAACAGTTTTGTTCTGATAATGGAATTTCTCTATCGAAAACGGGGAATATAAGTCGAAATATATCGAGAACTATCGTCCCAGGTAGTTCTGCAGCTGGAGAAGCTATGAAGTTGCTTTCGAGATTTCTTGCGAGAAGGCTGGTTTTCGGATCCTGCGAAAGGAAAAACAAGGCTGCTTATGAAATTCGATTGCTTGCCAAGTCAAACATATTTAATAGAGCTTGTTTGATTGAAGCAGGCACAATCCTACCTCTGATAAACCTTTTGTCCTCTTCAGAGGGGTCTACACAAGAGAATGCCATTGGAGCTTTATTGAAGCTTTCAAAGCATACTACTGGGAAGGCGGTTATTGTCGAAAATGGTGGACTGAAACCAATTCTTGGAATCCTGAAGAGCGGATTGAGTTTCGAAGCGAAGCAAACAGCAGCTGCTACAATATTTTACCTAGCTTCAGTGAAAGGGTACCGAAAATTGATCGGTGAAATGCCCGAAACAGTTCCAGCACTTGTGGAATTGATCAAGAGTAGGACAACTTGCGGCAAAAAGAATGCAGTCGCAGCAATTTTCGCTCTTCTTTTATACCCAGCGAACCACCAGAGGGTGCTTTCGTCCGGTACTGTTCCATTGCTGCTCGACATTTTAGTTTCATCGGATAAGGATGAACTCGTAGCCGATTCGCTAGCAGTTCTCTCAGCCCTAGCTGAGAATCTGGACGGAGCATTAGCCATCCTGAAAACTTCAGCATTATCAGTAATCACAAGAATGCTGCAATCTTTTCCATCAAGATCCGGGAAAGAGTATTGTGTTTCGATATTGGTTTCCCTAAGTAAACATGGAGGTGATCAAGTAATCGAGATATTAGCAATGGATCGTGTTCTTATGAGCACATTATATTCACTTTTAACAGATGGAACATGTCATGCCGGCAGTAAGGCTCGTAATCTGATGAAGATTCTTCATAAATATCGTGAGACAAGCTCTTCTCAATCAATGGCTTCAGCTCCTTGTGAACGACCGGTTCATGTGAGGTGA
- the LOC126672105 gene encoding aldehyde dehydrogenase family 2 member B4, mitochondrial-like isoform X1 codes for MAARRISSLISASLLLSTGRNPSRGRSIYRFSTATVAEELITPPVQISYTQHLINGQFVDAASGKTFPAYDPRTGEVIAHVAEGDAEDINRAVAAARKAFDEGPWPKMIPYERSRILLRFADLVDKHNDELAALETWNNGKPYQQSAKSEVPMLSRLFRYYAGWADKIHGLTVPADGNYHVQTLHEPIGVAGQIIPWNFPLILFAWKVGPALACGNTVVLKSAEQTPLTALYAAKLFLEAGLPPGVLNVVSGYGPTAGTALASHMDVDKLAFTGSTETGKIVLELAAKSNLKPVTLELGGKSPFIVCEDADIDKAVELAHFALFFNQGQCCCAGSRTYVHERVYDEFLEKAKARAMRRVVGDPFKKGVEQGPQIDSEQFQKVLRYIKSGIEGNATLECGGERFGSKGYFIQPTVFSNVQDNMPIAQDEIFGPVQSILKFKEVDEVIRRANTTRYGLAAGVFTKNIDTANTVSRGLRAGTVWVNCFDVFDAAIPFGGYKMSGIGREKGIYSLNNYLQVKAVVTPLNNPAWL; via the exons ATGGCAGCTCGCCGGATATCTTCTCTAATCTCTGCTTCTCTTCTTCTCTCTACAG GAAGGAATCCTAGCAGGGGAAGAAGCATATACAGGTTTAGTACTGCAACAGTTGCTGAGGAACTAATCACACCACCTGTTCAGATATCCTACACACAACATTTGATCAATGGTCAATTTGTTGATGCAGCATCTG GGAAAACATTTCCAGCATATGACCCTCGAACTGGAGAGGTAATTGCTCATGTGGCTGAAGGTGATGCCGAAGATATAAACAGGGCAGTAGCTGCTGCTCGCAAAGCATTTGATGAAGGACCATGGCCTAAAATGATCCCTTAT GAAAGATCGAGGATACTCTTGCGTTTTGCTGATTTAGTTGATAAGCACAATGACGAGCTTGCAGCTTTAGAGACATGGAATAATGGGAAGCCTTATCAACAGTCTGCCAAATCTGAGGTACCGATGCTGTCACGTCTATTTCGCTACTATGCCG GCTGGGCAGACAAGATCCATGGGCTAACAGTTCCTGCAGATGGTAATTACCATGTACAAACGTTGCACGAGCCTATTGGAGTTGCAGGGCAGATAATTCCGTGGAACTTTCCTCTTATCCTGTTTGCTTGGAAAGTTGGTCCTGCATTAGCTTGTGGTAATACTGTTGTTCTTAAGTCAGCAGAACAGACACCTCTTACTGCACTCTATGCTGCAAAGCTATTTCTTGAG GCTGGTCTTCCTCCGGGTGTTTTGAATGTTGTTTCAGGGTATGGTCCGACTGCTGGGACAGCCCTTGCGAGTCACATGGATGTAGACAAG CTTGCGTTCACAGGATCAACTGAAACTGGTAAGATAGTGCTTGAATTGGCTGCAAAAAGCAATCTCAAGCCAGTTACATTAGAGCTTGGAGGAAAATCACCTTTTATTGTCTGCGAGGATGCCGACATTGATAAGGCTGTGGAGCTTGCACACTTTGCTTTATTCTTTAATCAG GGTCAGTGCTGCTGCGCTGGGTCTCGGACATATGTACACGAGCGTGTATATGATGAATTTCTAGAGAAAGCCAAGGCCCGTGCCATGAGACGAGTTGTTGGCGATCCTTTTAAGAAGGGTGTTGAACAGGGACCTCAG ATCGACTCGGAGCAGTTTCAGAAGGTCCTTAGGTATATAAAATCTGGCATTGAAGGCAATGCTACTCTGGAATGTGggggtgaaaggtttggctccAAGGGATACTTCATCCAGCCCACTGTTTTCTCAAATGTTCAG GATAATATGCCGATAGCGCAGGATGAGATCTTTGGCCCAGTGCAATCAATCTTAAAGTTCAA GGAAGTTGATGAAGTAATAAGAAGGGCGAATACTACAAGATACGGTTTAGCTGCCGGTGTGTTCACGAAGAACATCGATACGGCCAACACAGTGTCAAGAGGACTGAGAGCAGGAACAGTGTGGGTGAACTGCTTTGATGTGTTTGATGCCGCGATTCCTTTCGGTGGATATAAGATGAGTGGTATAGGCAGGGAGAAGGGTATCTACAGCCTTAACAATTACTTGCAAGTAAAAGCAGTTGTTACTCCTTTAAATAATCCTGCCTGGTTGTAA
- the LOC126672105 gene encoding aldehyde dehydrogenase family 2 member B4, mitochondrial-like isoform X3 yields the protein MAARRISSLISASLLLSTGRNPSRGRSIYRFSTATVAEELITPPVQISYTQHLINGQFVDAASGKTFPAYDPRTGEVIAHVAEGDAEDINRAVAAARKAFDEGPWPKMIPYERSRILLRFADLVDKHNDELAALETWNNGKPYQQSAKSEVPMLSRLFRYYAGWADKIHGLTVPADGNYHVQTLHEPIGVAGQIIPWNFPLILFAWKVGPALACGNTVVLKSAEQTPLTALYAAKLFLEAGLPPGVLNVVSGYGPTAGTALASHMDVDKLAFTGSTETGKIVLELAAKSNLKPVTLELGGKSPFIVCEDADIDKAVELAHFALFFNQGQCCCAGSRTYVHERVYDEFLEKAKARAMRRVVGDPFKKGVEQGPQIDSEQFQKVLRYIKSGIEGNATLECGGERFGSKGYFIQPTVFSNVQGS from the exons ATGGCAGCTCGCCGGATATCTTCTCTAATCTCTGCTTCTCTTCTTCTCTCTACAG GAAGGAATCCTAGCAGGGGAAGAAGCATATACAGGTTTAGTACTGCAACAGTTGCTGAGGAACTAATCACACCACCTGTTCAGATATCCTACACACAACATTTGATCAATGGTCAATTTGTTGATGCAGCATCTG GGAAAACATTTCCAGCATATGACCCTCGAACTGGAGAGGTAATTGCTCATGTGGCTGAAGGTGATGCCGAAGATATAAACAGGGCAGTAGCTGCTGCTCGCAAAGCATTTGATGAAGGACCATGGCCTAAAATGATCCCTTAT GAAAGATCGAGGATACTCTTGCGTTTTGCTGATTTAGTTGATAAGCACAATGACGAGCTTGCAGCTTTAGAGACATGGAATAATGGGAAGCCTTATCAACAGTCTGCCAAATCTGAGGTACCGATGCTGTCACGTCTATTTCGCTACTATGCCG GCTGGGCAGACAAGATCCATGGGCTAACAGTTCCTGCAGATGGTAATTACCATGTACAAACGTTGCACGAGCCTATTGGAGTTGCAGGGCAGATAATTCCGTGGAACTTTCCTCTTATCCTGTTTGCTTGGAAAGTTGGTCCTGCATTAGCTTGTGGTAATACTGTTGTTCTTAAGTCAGCAGAACAGACACCTCTTACTGCACTCTATGCTGCAAAGCTATTTCTTGAG GCTGGTCTTCCTCCGGGTGTTTTGAATGTTGTTTCAGGGTATGGTCCGACTGCTGGGACAGCCCTTGCGAGTCACATGGATGTAGACAAG CTTGCGTTCACAGGATCAACTGAAACTGGTAAGATAGTGCTTGAATTGGCTGCAAAAAGCAATCTCAAGCCAGTTACATTAGAGCTTGGAGGAAAATCACCTTTTATTGTCTGCGAGGATGCCGACATTGATAAGGCTGTGGAGCTTGCACACTTTGCTTTATTCTTTAATCAG GGTCAGTGCTGCTGCGCTGGGTCTCGGACATATGTACACGAGCGTGTATATGATGAATTTCTAGAGAAAGCCAAGGCCCGTGCCATGAGACGAGTTGTTGGCGATCCTTTTAAGAAGGGTGTTGAACAGGGACCTCAG ATCGACTCGGAGCAGTTTCAGAAGGTCCTTAGGTATATAAAATCTGGCATTGAAGGCAATGCTACTCTGGAATGTGggggtgaaaggtttggctccAAGGGATACTTCATCCAGCCCACTGTTTTCTCAAATGTTCAG GGAAGTTGA